One Branchiostoma floridae strain S238N-H82 chromosome 1, Bfl_VNyyK, whole genome shotgun sequence genomic region harbors:
- the LOC118414435 gene encoding neuropeptide FF receptor 2-like, translating to MNTTAWMSSSSAQASQGFIVSHVPRTTPYDDVEPTAVNVTTSYDVVPSAEYFNIDVNVTFFNNVSSNVSVTTLGPPPPNTCPPGFFCREYWDLAQILGVQIFFIIFYVTIILLAVVGNAMVLWTVWRNKKLRTVTNYFIMNLAATDLVVGLFVVLFKLLEFATPVAVDFFNVPLCTALNFLQPVFVGASMLTLVAVSFERFNAICRPLDTKFTSKKRIVAMLVAVWVVPMVLCSLQLIPAAFFRMRLSSEMGTISRARCLDDIPNTIGDPTWYHVTLFLVLYALPLLFISVVCVRIVLRLRAMETPGSQLVNDRDMARKRDKNKKMVTRMVIAVAAAFAVCWTPFYVMNMSALNPDTNFIANSNLFFWHTLMYGLGFLNSAINPVIYIVMSDKFRRGFYTVFCCVPCRKLCRFSAEMANSKMLSHSSTSAPNQSLSTSPRRNLAVVHKNSPKLVKRVSFAKDLTLTTKVKVYGNRRMVDTDDQIKEADEDKARASPGVKRKTTWRNPARERRWLKLSWRKITKRVSSRSNADSGVYSISGEPPDIATHEDLCNDLPPEDGNQKTGANACPESADADDVSAIHSDHAIANVDIHIDIGGNDNLSYSHAPEGTTQSLHQEDVTIPEGFEIAPGYDQYSSEEEDTVPDFSDIPDFQEYCYTLAPALPKKPLKRGFRRTSTSLTSAVEV from the exons ATGAATACCACCGCTTGGATGTCTTCATCGTCGGCACAAGCCTCGCAGGGCTTCATTGTCAGCCACGTTCCGCGGACGACGCCTTACGACGACGTCGAACCGACAGCCGTCAACGTCACGACGTCGTACGACGTAGTCCCGTCAGCTGAATACTTCAACATCGACGTCAACGTCACGTTCTTCAACAACGTCTCGTCGAACGTCAGCGTCACGACGCTGGGCCCGCCTCCGCCGAACACGTGCCCGCCCGGGTTCTTCTGCCGAGAGTACTGGGACCTCGCGCAGATCCTCGGCGTGCAgattttcttcatcatcttctaCGTCACTATTATTCTACTGGCCGTGGTGGGGAACGCCATGGTGCTGTGGACAGTCTGGAGAAACAAGAAGCTGCGAACGGTGACGAACTATTTCATCATGAACCTGGCCGCGACGGACTTGGTGGTGGGGTTGTTCGTGGTGTTGTTTAAGCTGCTGGAGTTCGCCACGCCCGTGGCAGTGGACTTCTTTAACGTGCCCCTGTGCACCGCGCTGAACTTTCTCCAACCCGTCTTCGTGGGGGCCAGCATGCTCACGCTGGTGGCCGTGTCGTTTGAAAG GTTCAATGCCATCTGCCGCCCTCTGGACACCAAGTTCACCAGTAAAAAGCGGATCGTCGCCATGTTGGTTGCCGTGTGGGTCGTTCCCATGGTGCTTTGCTCCCTCCAGCTGATCCCAGCCGCGTTCTTCCGGATGCGCCTGAGCAGTGAGATGGGAACCATCAGCCGGGCCCGCTGTCTGGATGA catCCCCAACACCATCGGGGACCCGACCTGGTACCACGTGACGCTGTTCCTGGTACTGTACGCCCTCCCCCTGCTGTTCATCAGCGTGGTGTGCGTGCGGATCGTGCTGAGGCTTCGCGCCATGGAGACGCCAGGCAGTCAGCTGGTCAACGACAGGGACATGGCCAGGAAACGGGACAAGAACAAGAAGATG GTGACGCGAATGGTGATCGCCGTGGCGGCTGCCTTCGCCGTGTGCTGGACGCCGTTCTACGTCATGAACATGTCTGCGCTGAACCCGGACACAAACTTCATCGCCAACAGTAACCTGTTCTTCTGGCACACGCTCATGTACGGCCTGGGCTTCCTCAACTCCGCCATCAACCCGGTCATCTACATCGTCATGAGCGACAAGTTCCGCCGCGGCTTCTACACCGTCTTCTGCTGCGTGCCCTGCCGGAAGCTGTGCAGGTTCTCCGCGGAGATGGCCAACTCCAAGATgctctcccacagcagcacctCCGCGCCCAATCAGTCCCTCTCAACCTCGCCCAGGAGAAACCTGGCGGTGGTCCACAAAAACAGCCCCAAACTCGTGAAGAGAGTTTCGTTCGCGAAAGACCTAACCCTGACCACGAAGGTGAAGGTATACGGTAATCGCCGTATGGTAGACACTGATGATCAGATAAAGGAGGCTGATGAGGATAAGGCCAGAGCGAGTCCGGGAGTGAAGCGGAAGACCACCTGGAGGAACCCCGCCAGGGAGAGGAGGTGGCTGAAACTGAGCTGGAGAAAAATCACAAAGAGAGTGAGCAGCCGGAGCAACGCCGACTCCGGAGTGTACAGCATCAGCGGAGAACCTCCCGACATTGCCACCCACGAAGACCTGTGCAATGACCTGCCGCCAGAAGACGGCAACCAGAAAACTGGCGCGAACGCGTGCCCTGAGTCAGCAGATGCCGACGATGTTAGTGCAATCCACAGTGACCATGCAATCGCAAACGTAGACATCCACATAGACATTGGCGGCAACGACAACCTGTCCTATAGCCACGCACCAGAAGGAACTACGCAATCCCTTCACCAGGAAGATGTCACGATACCGGAAGGGTTTGAGATCGCGCCGGGTTACGACCAGTACTCCTCCGAGGAAGAGGACACGGTGCCGGACTTCAGCGACATCCCGGACTTCCAGGAGTACTGCTACACGCTGGCGCCAGCCCTGCCCAAGAAACCGCTGAAGAGAGGGTTCCGGAGAACCTCCACCTCTCTGACAAGCGCCGTGGAGGTTTAG